A stretch of the Candidatus Eisenbacteria bacterium genome encodes the following:
- the nhaR gene encoding transcriptional activator NhaR has product MKWVNYHHLYYFWLVAREGSLARASAELRLAQSTVSKQIHLLQRSLGHDLFNKDGRRLALTARGKVVFRYAEEIFGLGREMLDSLQDRPVGRPLRVTVGIADVVPKLIAERVLAPVLTLGQAVRLVCREDKPDRLLADLALHELDMVLTEAPANPNVKVRAFSHLLGESGMEIFGRADLVARYRPGFPDSLGEAPLLVPAENTVLRRSLDQWFQARGIRPNIVGEFEDSALLKVFGLRGLGLFPAASIISQDVQTQYRVRSAGRIPAVRERLYAVTVERKIKHPAVAAICETARSMLYGTR; this is encoded by the coding sequence TTTATTACTTTTGGCTTGTCGCCCGCGAGGGAAGCCTTGCCCGAGCGAGCGCGGAGCTCAGGCTGGCGCAATCCACGGTCAGCAAGCAGATCCACCTGCTGCAGCGTTCCCTGGGCCACGACCTCTTCAACAAAGACGGCCGGCGACTCGCTCTGACGGCACGCGGGAAGGTCGTCTTCCGTTATGCGGAAGAGATCTTCGGCCTGGGCCGCGAGATGCTCGACTCCCTGCAGGACCGTCCCGTCGGGAGACCCCTTCGAGTCACGGTCGGCATCGCCGATGTGGTTCCCAAGCTGATCGCCGAGCGGGTGCTTGCCCCGGTTCTGACGCTCGGGCAGGCGGTCCGGCTCGTCTGCAGAGAGGACAAGCCCGACCGGCTGCTCGCCGATCTCGCCCTGCACGAGCTCGACATGGTCCTGACCGAGGCGCCCGCCAATCCGAACGTGAAGGTCCGAGCCTTCAGTCATCTCCTCGGGGAATCTGGGATGGAGATCTTCGGCCGCGCCGATCTGGTCGCCAGGTACAGGCCGGGCTTTCCCGACTCGCTCGGGGAAGCTCCCTTGCTCGTGCCCGCAGAGAACACCGTCCTGCGCAGATCGCTCGACCAGTGGTTCCAGGCCAGGGGGATCAGGCCCAACATCGTCGGCGAGTTCGAAGACAGCGCGCTCCTCAAGGTCTTCGGCCTTCGCGGCCTCGGGCTCTTCCCCGCAGCCTCGATCATCTCGCAGGACGTCCAGACCCAGTACAGGGTCCGCTCTGCCGGGAGGATCCCCGCGGTGCGGGAGAGACTTTACGCGGTGACGGTCGAGCGCAAGATCAAGCACCCCGCCGTTGCGGCAATCTGCGAGACGGCGAGATCGATGCTGTACGGGACGAGATAG